AAACACCTGGCTTGTCTGTGCTGGGCCGTGATACTTCCCTGAAAAGCAGTTTTTACGCTATTTCAATTGAACGCAAAATTCGCAATCCTGCCGTGGCTTTTTTGGTGGAGAGGGCCCGTTCTTTACTTTTTGAAAGCTTGATGTGAGCACCATCACGCTGGGCGATGGTTCTGGCTCACAAACTTTTTGAAGGGTCTTTGTTAGAATGCAATCATTACAAGCTAAAGGAATGAGAGCCATGGCCAGAACACACGCTTTTCCCGAACAACCGGGTATGCCTGGCCGTGTTTATCAAATGATACAGAACCAGATGGAAATTGAACTTTCGATTCGTGAAGCTGAAGCCGCAGGGATCAATCCTGCTGAGCGCGAAAAGCTGAATCAATACCTGCGTCAATTGGGGCAGGATAGCGGTTTTTATCTCTGCCTGCCCGCAGAGGATTAAAACAGCAATTGATGCCTAAACTCTTGTGTTTGAGTTGGGTCTGTCTTGGACTTTTGCATCTGCCTGCCCAGGCTCAAAGTGCGGCGACGACCCCCAAGGTTTTTAAGCTGACCCAGCTGTCTAAGCTTTATGATGTGCAGATTCAGGTGGCGGCCTGCGAGAGCGATTTTTGCCGGGGCAAAGCCCAGTTTTCGTTGTTTCGCAAGGGCCAAAAACAGCCCTTTCAGGTGTTTAAGTTTGCTGAAACGCTTTTGCAGCTCAATGCCGGGCAAGTGCCCGTTGCCAATCAGACCCTGGGCTATGACCTGCAATCGGGCGTGCATCTGCAGGACTTTAATTTTGATGGTCAACCCGATTTGGCCCTGTGTGATGGCCAGGAAGCTGGCTATGGCGGGCCTTCTTACCAGATTTATCTTTATTCGGCGCGCAGTCAAAAATTTGAGCACAGCCCCGCCTTGAGCAAACTGGCCCGTGGTGAGTATTTGGGAATGTTTGAAGTGGATACGAAAAATAAAATTCTGCGCAATTTTGGCAAATCGGGTTGCTGTTATCATTTCACCCATGAATACAAGCTCAAGAACAATCAACCGTATAAAACCCGCGAAGTGATTGAAGACGGCCTGGCCGACCCCGCTGGCAAATGGCTGCAGGTGACCACTTCAGAATGGGTAAGCGGCAAATGGGTCAGCAAGGTCAAACGCGAGCCCATGTCCCAATAGTGGGCTGTTTTTAAAAAGGCGTGCCGTGGGTTTGCTGGTGCAAAGCACTGACCAAGCCAGGAAAAGGTTGCAGCCCCCGCATCAGCAAATCTGCGCTCTGAGGTTGAAGCAAAAACTGTTGTAGCAAGGCCCCGGTTTGAATCCGTTTGCGGAAGAGCCGGTTCCACCCCTGGCGATAATACTCTTCTAAAAGCCCAAAGGGAATTTTGCCTGAGAGGTAGGCAGGCAGTTGATCTGCCAGTAAAACCGCTGCACGCAGGGCCATGCTCATGCCATTGCCACTCAGCGGGGCGATCATGCCTGCGCTGTCACCCACCATTAAAATGCCTTCGAGCTGGGGGGCTTTGGGCAGAAAATGCACCTGGGCAATTACCAGCGGTTTTTCATAGAGGGACTGTCTTTCGGCCAGCAGGCGTTTGAGATGGGGGTTTTGCGCGAGCACCTGCTCTTCCAGGCGCTGAATCTCTCCGTCACAGGCTTTGAGACTTTGGCCCGAGGCCAGATAGGCCATGCAGTATTTTCCGGCTTCAATGGCTGAGAGCCCGCAATAGCCCCCAGGAAAACTATGCAGCTCTACGCGGTCTCGGGGGAAATCGAGCTGCACATGGTATTTGACGGCGATTTGGGCTTTTTCACGGTAGCGGGGCAGGGTGAATTCGCGCTCAAATTGCAGATCTAAATTGCTGTATTTTCCCCAGGTGCCACAGACTGTGCGGGCTGTGATTTTTTGCGTGCGGCTTAAAATTTCAAATTGGCCTGCGTCGCCAGAAATGCGGCTGACACGGGTGCCCTCTAAAACCGTGACCCCTGCTGCCTGCGCCAATTTAACCAGGGCCTGGTCGAGGGTATAGCGGCTGAGGCCGATGCCTCCGGGACGCAGGGGGAATTCCAAAGAGCGGCCCGAGGCGGCAGAAAAACAGGCGGTTTGAATGCGGGGGAGATTCATTTCTTGCAGAGAAATTCCCAGTTTTTCGAGCAGGGGCAGGGATTCTTCGGCCAGATATTCGCCGCAGACCTTGTGAAAGGGATAGTGGTTCTTTTCGAGCAGAACCACCTGCCAGCCCTGGCGGGCGAGCAAAATCGCGCTGGCCAGCCCGGCCACCCCGCCCCCAATCAGTGCGACGTCATACATAGCCCAGTACCCGATAGCGAAAAGCCCAGCACCACTCTAAATCGGCCTTCCAGCCGGTTTCGGCAAGCAAAGTTTCAAGCTCCCGGCGTTCAAAGCCCCGCCAAACCGAGAGAGGCGCATCGTGTTTGACCAGATAGGAGCGCGAAAAGAGCTGGGTGAGCAGGCGAATGCCGCCCCAGGCCAGCGGGTGGCGGTGCAAATCATTGATCAGCAGGCCATGTCGCGCAGATTGCTGACTCCAGCGTAAAAATTGCCGCAATTGGGCGGTTTCGAGGTGGTGACAAAAAAGAGAAGTCAAGACAATATCGTAAGCGCTGTCGATGGCGCGGTAATCACTGCAGATCCATTTAATTTCAAGACCCTGGCAGGCTTTTTGGGCGAAAGCCAAACATTCGGGCTTGAGATCGACCCCCGTCAATTGCAGCTTGATTCCCCTGGCCTGCCCCCAGTGGGCAATGGCTTTGAGGGTATCGCCTCCGCCGCAGCCAATATCTACGATTTTCCAGGTCTTTTGGCGATCGCGGATCAGGCGCTGCAGCCCTTGCAGGGTGACCCGGTGCCCTCCCAACCAGCGGTTGATGATTTCAAGCTCTTCTAAATTGCGCCAGAGTTCTGCCTGGGGCAGTTCTGGAGCATCGAGCAGCTCCTGGGCCTGTGAACGTTGACGTAAATCGGGCAGTATCATGGTTCGCTGGTAAACAGAGCAGTTTCAAGGGTCAGACCTGGGCCGAAGGCAGCAGCCAGGATATGTTCTGGGGTTGACCAGTCAAGATAGCGTTGCCAGAGCCGATCCAGCACAAAGAGCACGGTGGGAGACGACATATTGCCGTATTCGGCCAAAATTTCGCGTGAAGCCTGGAGTGTGGGGATTGCTAAGACTGCTTCACTGACATCGAGAATTTTACGCCCGCCGGGGTGAATGGCCCAGTGTTGAATATCCTGGGGGCGCAGAGAGAGGGTTTCCAGAGCCCTTTCCACCAGCGGGGAGATTCCCTGGCGCAGCAATTCGGGGATATAGGCACTGAGACGCATCAGAAAGCCACTTTCGGAGAGATCCCAAGCCATGTCTGACCAGCCCTCCAGGGCCACTGCCGAAGCTGTATTCTGGAGCTTGAGCACAGGGGCTGCCGGGCGGGCTTGTGCTCCGCAGAGCAGGGCTGCGGCTGCCCCATCGGCAAAGAGCAGATTGGCAGCGAGATTATCTGGGCTGGGGTCTTTCTGAAAATGCAGGGTGCAGAGTTCGACACTGACCATCAGCACCACGGCGTCGGGCTGGCTGCGACAGATGGCATCTGCCATTTTCAGCCCATGCAGGGCAGCATAGCAGCCCATAAAATGCACGCCGGTGCGTTGCGTGGAGGGCGAGAGGCCCAATTCCTTGAGCAGCATCAGATCGAGTCCGGGGGCTGAAAGCCCGGTACAGGTAATGGCGATCAGGTGGGTGATCTTTTCGCGTTTCAGTTCGCTGCTGCGCTCAAGGCAGGTTTCAACGGCGTTCAGGGCCAGGGGCAGGGCTTCCTGATGAAAGCAGGCCATGCGCTGGTTCAGGCCCGGAAAAGGTTCAAGATTCTGTGTGGGCGGATAGAGCCGACGCTCCTGCGGAGGGCAGCCATAGTCTGGAATCACGGAGTGGCGGGTTTGAATGCCACTGCGGGCGTACATCTTTGCCAGACGATCCTGTTCCAGGGGCGGCAAGGGCACCAGGGCCTGCATAAACTCCAGAATCGTTTCTTGGGCATGGGCATGGGCTGGAACTGCGGTTCCGAGCGAGACCAAATACGTCATCCATTCCTCCAAAGGCACATCAGGCCAAAACACAGATTAAGACAGGCAGAAGCCAGCAAGTTCAGCCGCATGGTATGTTCAAAACTGGCGGCTTGGGTATTTTTCCAGACCTTTTGAGCCCAGTAGATAAAATAGGCTAAAACGGGCAATAAAAAGCTTGAAAAAAGTAAGAAATCTTGCAGTTTCAGGTTAAGTGCCAGTATAACACCTGCCAGAGCAAAAAAGCTTCCGGCAAAGATAAAACTGCCACGGTAGCCCAAGACTTGGCTCAAGGTGCGATCTCCCCGTTCGGCGTCTTCCTGGTGTTGGTAAATCTGAGTCAGGGGGTAAACCCCCCCGATCAGGCTGGCGGCAGCCACGGCCAGGGCGGCCTGATGCGGGCTGAGCAGCTCCTGCCAGTGGGCCGGGGGCACGATGCCCAGCAGGACGGTGGCATAGGTCAAGAGGCCTTGAAAGACAAAAATCGTTAAAAAGCCCCCGATGGGGTATTGCTTGAGGCGGGTCACTTCCCAGCTATAGGCCCGTGAGGCGAGGATATAAACCCCGACCCCCAGGGCGAACCAGGGCTGAATCCAGAGCGCAGCAGCCAGGGCCAGCAGGTCCAAAACCAGGGTGGTATAGAGCAGCAGTTTGGGGGGCGGGGGCGGGGCTTTCAGCCCCCCAATCGGGGTGGTGTCGCGGTCGACCCAGCTGTTATAGCCATTGCTGGCCGGGTAAACCAACAGGTGCAAAATTACAGCAACCCACAGGGCCTGGTTTTCGTTAACGACCGCAGCCTGGCTCAGGGCCAGCAGGTAAATCGGCAGAAGCAGAAACGAAAAAGGCAGACGCAAAAGATGGAGGGTATCACGAATCGCTTGTCGCATCATTTTATTGTACAGGATGCCCAGGCCAGCGTCCTTTGCGTAATTTGAACTTCTTGACTGTACCTTGACAGCGGCCTTGCAAAAAGCTAGCCTCAAATCAGAATTTTGCCCCGGAGGGCCTTATGAATCGCACGGCTTTGTTTTCTTCTCTGCTTACGCTTTTATTCAGTCTGCATTTGCCTGCCCAGGCCCTGAATCTGGATCAGGTAGAAGTCAAAATTCACAGTTTGACCAACCAATTGCGGGCCGAGAAAAATTTGCCCCCGTTGAAGCCCCTTGAAGGCCTTTACGCTTTGGCGCGCAAACACAGCGAGGCCATGGCCAGCCAGCACTTTTTCAGCCATACCGATCCCCAGGGGCGCAGCCCGTTTGACCGCATGGCTCAGTTTATGCCGGGTTTGCTCAGCATGGGCTCGGCTGAGAATATCGCCATGCGCAGCAGCCGGGGGGAAGATGAAGACACCGTGGCCTTGGGATTGTTTACGCAATGGAAACACTCGCCCGGGCACTATGCCAATATGATCGGCAAGGGCTACCGGCATTTGGGCGTGGGGGTGGCTGAGAAAAACAATCAAATTTATGCCACCCAGAACTTTGCCACCGGGCTGGTGCTTTTGCAGAGCCCGCTGCCAGGAAAAATACCCGTGGGAACCTCTGTAAAATTGCGCTTTGAATTTTTGGCGGATTTTCCCCCTGCTGAACTTTCAGCTTATCTGCACGTGCCCGATAAAAATGCCCGCTTTTATACTTCCAGTGGTTCGTTTTATACAGGCGGCGGGCCGCTGACGCCAGCCTGGATCGACAAACAGCATTTTGTGCTGAGTATTCCAACCGACAAGGGCGTGGGCAAATACAGTTTGGGGATTGGCCAAAGCGGGGCCTATTACGATACTCCCTTTGCCTTTGAAACCACTGCGGGCAGATAATGCCATGCTGACGCTGCGTGCCCCCTTGCCCGAAGAACTGGAGACCGTGGTGGACTGGATTTTTAACGTGCAGGGGCTTGAACGGGCGTTTTTGAATGTCAGTGCCAGCAATACCCCCGCCTTGAGTCTTTATCAAAGAGCGGGCTTTGAACTGGACAAGGCCGGGGTGGCTTTGGATTGGTGGCGGAATTCCAGCAGACAGACGCAGACGCTTGGGCTATAATCCCTGTGTCAACGACCCCGGCCTAAAGGCCAGAGCTTGTAACTAACCAAAGGAGATGTTC
Above is a genomic segment from bacterium (Candidatus Blackallbacteria) CG13_big_fil_rev_8_21_14_2_50_49_14 containing:
- a CDS encoding SAM-dependent methyltransferase, with product MILPDLRQRSQAQELLDAPELPQAELWRNLEELEIINRWLGGHRVTLQGLQRLIRDRQKTWKIVDIGCGGGDTLKAIAHWGQARGIKLQLTGVDLKPECLAFAQKACQGLEIKWICSDYRAIDSAYDIVLTSLFCHHLETAQLRQFLRWSQQSARHGLLINDLHRHPLAWGGIRLLTQLFSRSYLVKHDAPLSVWRGFERRELETLLAETGWKADLEWCWAFRYRVLGYV
- a CDS encoding naringenin-chalcone synthase; the protein is MTYLVSLGTAVPAHAHAQETILEFMQALVPLPPLEQDRLAKMYARSGIQTRHSVIPDYGCPPQERRLYPPTQNLEPFPGLNQRMACFHQEALPLALNAVETCLERSSELKREKITHLIAITCTGLSAPGLDLMLLKELGLSPSTQRTGVHFMGCYAALHGLKMADAICRSQPDAVVLMVSVELCTLHFQKDPSPDNLAANLLFADGAAAALLCGAQARPAAPVLKLQNTASAVALEGWSDMAWDLSESGFLMRLSAYIPELLRQGISPLVERALETLSLRPQDIQHWAIHPGGRKILDVSEAVLAIPTLQASREILAEYGNMSSPTVLFVLDRLWQRYLDWSTPEHILAAAFGPGLTLETALFTSEP
- a CDS encoding prenyltransferase; translation: MRQAIRDTLHLLRLPFSFLLLPIYLLALSQAAVVNENQALWVAVILHLLVYPASNGYNSWVDRDTTPIGGLKAPPPPPKLLLYTTLVLDLLALAAALWIQPWFALGVGVYILASRAYSWEVTRLKQYPIGGFLTIFVFQGLLTYATVLLGIVPPAHWQELLSPHQAALAVAAASLIGGVYPLTQIYQHQEDAERGDRTLSQVLGYRGSFIFAGSFFALAGVILALNLKLQDFLLFSSFLLPVLAYFIYWAQKVWKNTQAASFEHTMRLNLLASACLNLCFGLMCLWRNG